Proteins encoded in a region of the Salinicoccus sp. RF5 genome:
- a CDS encoding molybdenum cofactor guanylyltransferase, producing the protein MTETIGVVLAGGNSTRFGEDKAFFELEGRPMYRHALDSLVESGRCDRIAISTNARLKAYFNDYQTVVDHPEFQGQGPLGGLFALAEAFPGQRLLVVTCDAPYVAPSWLQILHDRAVEHKDALIVTKEGERLHPLIAVYQGSDLSRTIRQLLEENRRSMRALFEKKEMIEVDAALHDIDNGTFMNINRKTDIH; encoded by the coding sequence ATGACGGAGACGATCGGCGTCGTGTTGGCCGGAGGCAACTCAACGCGTTTCGGGGAGGATAAGGCATTCTTCGAACTGGAGGGCAGGCCGATGTACAGGCATGCTCTCGATTCCCTCGTCGAGTCCGGGAGGTGTGACCGGATAGCGATCAGTACAAATGCGCGTCTGAAAGCATACTTCAACGACTATCAGACGGTTGTGGACCATCCTGAATTCCAGGGTCAGGGTCCCCTCGGGGGACTCTTTGCATTGGCGGAAGCTTTTCCGGGGCAAAGGCTCCTCGTCGTAACATGTGACGCCCCCTATGTGGCGCCGTCCTGGCTTCAGATACTGCATGACCGGGCGGTCGAGCATAAGGATGCGCTCATCGTCACGAAGGAAGGCGAGCGCCTCCACCCGCTCATTGCAGTGTACCAGGGCAGCGATTTGTCGAGAACCATCAGACAGCTGCTGGAAGAGAATCGGCGGAGCATGCGTGCTTTATTTGAAAAGAAGGAAATGATCGAAGTGGATGCAGCGCTTCATGACATCGATAACGGAACGTTCATGAATATAAACAGAAAGACGGACATTCACTGA
- the moaD gene encoding molybdopterin converting factor subunit 1 — MKVMLFAGLKEKIGESRIILDGPGAMTAGELRQAIYTQFPSLEGDVFQVACNEAFVKDDQIINEDDEVALIPPVSGG, encoded by the coding sequence ATGAAGGTAATGCTGTTTGCAGGATTGAAGGAAAAGATCGGGGAAAGCCGCATCATACTGGATGGCCCCGGCGCCATGACGGCCGGCGAATTGAGGCAGGCGATATATACGCAGTTCCCATCACTTGAAGGAGATGTGTTCCAGGTGGCCTGCAACGAGGCATTCGTCAAGGATGACCAGATCATAAATGAAGATGATGAGGTTGCACTGATTCCACCAGTGAGCGGCGGATGA
- a CDS encoding molybdenum cofactor biosynthesis protein MoaE has product MKQFEVVDEAIDINRYHEYTIDEKQGAVCMFTGHVREWTKGTRTVHLEYEAYKPMAEKKLAQIGEEISERWPGVRTTIAHRVGKLEISDIAVVIVTSAPHRKDSYRANEYAIERIKEIVPIWKKEVWEDGEEWMGDQRQYHPSLEEK; this is encoded by the coding sequence ATGAAACAGTTTGAAGTAGTGGATGAGGCGATTGACATCAATCGGTATCACGAATATACAATAGATGAAAAGCAGGGCGCTGTATGCATGTTCACCGGTCATGTCAGGGAGTGGACGAAAGGAACACGGACCGTCCACCTGGAATATGAGGCCTACAAGCCGATGGCGGAGAAGAAGCTTGCCCAGATCGGGGAAGAGATCAGCGAACGTTGGCCGGGAGTCCGGACGACGATTGCACACCGTGTCGGAAAGCTTGAAATTTCGGATATTGCGGTCGTCATCGTGACGAGTGCTCCACACAGGAAAGATAGCTACCGCGCCAATGAATATGCCATCGAGCGCATCAAGGAGATCGTCCCCATCTGGAAGAAGGAAGTATGGGAAGACGGAGAAGAATGGATGGGCGACCAGCGCCAGTATCATCCAAGCTTGGAGGAGAAATGA
- the mobB gene encoding molybdopterin-guanine dinucleotide biosynthesis protein B: MKVLQVVGFKNTGKTTLIQRMVALLKSKGRRVAVIKHHHLDKGVIDAGTDTGSFLEKGADFTILNTPNMSVRTENVQPSLEAQMMQLAGEVDVLLIEGYKREEYPKIVLTHSFTDGHTNVDKIGLRNVLKHADMRYDEGNIIQWFDEWSSDDETV, encoded by the coding sequence ATGAAGGTTCTGCAAGTCGTCGGATTCAAGAATACAGGCAAGACGACCCTGATCCAGCGTATGGTGGCGTTGCTGAAATCAAAAGGCAGGCGGGTAGCAGTCATCAAGCACCACCATCTGGATAAAGGTGTCATCGATGCAGGTACAGATACAGGCAGCTTCCTTGAAAAAGGGGCAGATTTCACAATACTCAATACGCCGAATATGTCGGTGCGGACTGAAAATGTACAGCCGTCCCTGGAGGCTCAGATGATGCAGCTTGCCGGGGAGGTCGATGTATTATTGATAGAAGGCTACAAACGGGAGGAATACCCCAAAATCGTACTCACCCACTCTTTTACGGATGGTCACACAAATGTAGATAAAATAGGCCTCCGGAATGTTTTAAAGCATGCTGATATGCGGTATGATGAGGGTAATATTATCCAATGGTTTGACGAATGGAGTTCTGATGATGAAACAGTTTGA
- the glp gene encoding gephyrin-like molybdotransferase Glp, producing the protein MNLNRTPIPVTEAVERVVERIKPLSVETVSHTESYGRILGEDLKATMDVPLFDKSAMDGFAIRAADTSGASGESRVEFEVVAEVPAGSTSDYELKQNEAFRIMTGAPVPESADAVVMFEQTRQAGNTFTVRKSFEVGENIAIRGEECREGETIVPEGTFINPGAVATLATFGYKHVKVYRQPIVGILATGSELVDIDAPLEPGKIRNSNGPMILSQLKRMNIDGRMYALEADDFDALLGRVREMLQVVDAIITTGGVSVGDYDHLPKLYEALGAVELFNKVGMRPGSVTTVSMLDDTPLFGLSGNPSACYTGFELFVRPALLKMMGHDRIHAPILDAVLDGDFKKANPFTRFVRAEIDYRDGRVYARPAGFNKSNAVTSIARSNGIIVLPGGTRGYEKGDGVKVMMTDMTTGTSQFDL; encoded by the coding sequence ATGAATTTGAATCGTACACCCATCCCAGTGACAGAAGCAGTGGAGCGGGTCGTGGAACGCATAAAGCCACTGTCTGTCGAAACGGTTTCCCATACAGAGAGTTATGGCCGTATCCTTGGTGAAGATTTGAAGGCGACCATGGATGTGCCGCTGTTCGATAAATCTGCGATGGATGGTTTTGCAATCCGCGCAGCAGACACTTCGGGGGCGTCCGGGGAAAGCAGGGTCGAATTTGAAGTCGTTGCCGAGGTTCCGGCCGGTTCGACAAGCGACTACGAATTGAAGCAGAATGAAGCCTTCCGCATCATGACGGGTGCGCCGGTCCCAGAGAGTGCCGATGCAGTCGTCATGTTTGAGCAGACACGGCAGGCGGGAAATACATTTACTGTAAGGAAATCGTTCGAGGTTGGGGAGAATATCGCCATCCGGGGCGAGGAATGCAGGGAGGGCGAAACGATAGTGCCCGAGGGCACCTTCATCAATCCAGGCGCTGTGGCAACATTGGCAACATTCGGCTACAAGCATGTGAAGGTATACCGTCAGCCGATCGTCGGGATACTTGCGACCGGCAGTGAACTGGTGGATATCGATGCACCGCTTGAGCCCGGAAAGATAAGGAATTCCAACGGGCCGATGATCTTGAGCCAACTGAAACGGATGAATATCGATGGACGCATGTATGCACTGGAGGCGGATGATTTTGATGCACTCCTTGGAAGGGTGCGCGAGATGCTTCAGGTAGTGGATGCGATCATCACGACTGGCGGTGTCTCCGTCGGCGATTATGATCATCTTCCGAAGCTTTACGAAGCACTGGGTGCTGTAGAGCTGTTCAATAAGGTCGGTATGCGGCCGGGCAGTGTTACGACGGTGAGCATGCTCGATGACACTCCGCTTTTTGGTCTGAGCGGGAATCCTTCGGCCTGCTATACCGGTTTCGAACTCTTCGTGAGACCGGCTCTCCTCAAGATGATGGGACACGACCGCATCCATGCACCGATTCTTGATGCGGTTCTTGATGGAGACTTCAAAAAGGCGAATCCCTTCACCCGTTTCGTCCGGGCTGAGATCGACTACCGTGACGGCCGGGTATATGCCAGACCAGCCGGCTTCAACAAATCGAATGCGGTTACATCAATTGCCAGAAGCAACGGCATCATCGTCCTGCCCGGGGGAACGAGAGGCTATGAAAAAGGGGACGGTGTCAAAGTCATGATGACCGACATGACGACCGGCACCTCGCAATTCGACCTATGA